The sequence below is a genomic window from Plasmodium gaboni strain SY75 chromosome 7, whole genome shotgun sequence.
caaaattgtaataataataatattatagataataataatatatatcataataatagtaataattttattgtAAGTGCTgatatgaaaaagaaagatTGTCTTTTAGTAACAGATTATTATATGacattaataaaaaaagataaaaatatttttgataaatccttagaatattatttttgttgtAATATATGTGGAATTCcttgtataaataaaaataaaaaacataaacGTTGTAAACTTAAGAAgcatataatatttcaagaacataaaatatatattagtGATGAGGATGATTGTGAAAGTAGTAGTACAGGGAGCGAAATGTTTTCAGATATTTATGGAGCAGATTCAAATGATGAACATGCTAATAATAAAGGTGGGACCTATGTTCTTCAAATGAatagaaaagaaaatgataattcTAGGATGACAAATGtaaatgttttatataatgaaaatttacatacaattaataatgatgaatatACTACGAATAATGTGTCGTTAGAGCATGCATCTGAAATGTATGAAAGTGGAGATACAAACAAAACGGAccatatgaataataacATCAAAGGGAATAACaatgttaataataacatCAAAGGGAATAATAATGTGAATAATAACATCAAAGAGAATAACaatgttaataataacatCAAGGAGAATAACAAtgtgaataataaaaatattaacaacaataacattaatattgtcgattataataaaataaatatttatagtAACACtaattattcatttaatgagaaagaacaaaataaagaagatGCAGAAGAAATAGATTTAGACATGAGCGAAATGAAAGCCTTTGAACAAATACAAAGAGATATTGAGAATACAAGAAATATTGATAAggtttttaaaaattatataaaaaaaattcaaagATTTCCAAGCCAATTTATAAGATATTCATATAATGGTACGGctttatattcatcatgtgatatatttaatagTAATAGAAATAATGTATCAGAGTTACCaattacaaataataatggtcataataatatgaatcatatttataatccatttaatagtaataatgTTCCTCGTTGTCATATATGTAAGAGAAGAAAAGTATTTGAATTTCAAGTTCTATCCACcattattaattttttaacaataaaaaaaaatatacaagttgataataatatagcCTTAAATTCAAAGTTTGCTTACCTTGCCATATATACATGTGAGAATAATTGCGACATATTCGATATAAACAATTTTAAAGAATCACAAAGAAGACACTACAGAAGTAGATATATTCAAGAGTATGTCTATGTGCAAGTTgagaattaaaaataacaaaaaaataaaaaacaaaaaataaaaaataaaaaataaaaaataaagaagtcaatttttttttttttgaagaGAAGGAAAGAGTAAAAGTACTAACCCGTGttcattttgtatatacaatatggatgtatatatattatatatatatatatatgtgtgtgtttatatgtttataattttttttaatttttacctggtaatatttatataagtatatgtttatttgtgtattatatttatttgtatatatatatatatatattatgtatatatgtttattttacatttgtatatatttgtgtTTTTATTTGTAGCTATTTGTATTCATATGTATGTTcaaaatgaattatatatatataatatattatatattttatatatttacatatatatgtgttttttaaataagaaacaaaagtttttatatttcaaGATCCTATACTTTTATTGGTAACTTTTAAAGAATTTTTTCTTACgaattttatatatatatatatatataaggGAAACGATGAAAATATGTTAAcatgattttttttttaaaaataaaaaataaaaatatatatatatattatatatctgttatatatatatatatttttatttttatttttttaaaaaaaagaccCTTTgaaaatacataaaaaaagtacacatataaatatgaataaaaaatattaaactCAAATACACTTCTTTCCagtttatattattttatcttcAACAAAACTAATGGAAcacttaaaaaaaaaaaaatgaaaaatattaaataagCACACAatgttaaatatataaatatatataaatatataaatatatttaaatatatatttatattatttccaTGCCTTAAGTAGGGGGTGGACCAAAAGAATTTCCCCTTTTCATAAATTTCAcaagaacaaaaaatattaccacatatatataatatatataatatatatatttatatatattatatgtacacatatatatgtttatattcACAATTTTGTATCTATTCttatttgtaaaaatattatattgtgACCTTAactatttatttatttatttatctatgtattttttattttttattttttattttttttaaaccGATATTAAGTCAAAAGgaaaagtaaaaaaaaaaaatatggaaaaaattaaacattaataattttatcattGTGTACATACgatttaattttttttttataattattatttcatatatatataataatatatatataaattatatatttttttattttatgttcTTATTGCACACTTATATAAGTatcttataaaaaatataaatatatattaatatatttatttatatgtataattttttttctctctaaaaaaaaaaaaaaaaagaacatatataaaaatatatatatatatatatatatatatatttatatatataatattatatatgtataatatttatttaaagCCTCTTAAGAAAAACAcatttcaaaatattttaaaaataaaatattatatttttttattttttcaaatgtgctaattatttaaatcttaaaagaaatattacatatatattatattaaatatatatatatatataatatttattttattttattttactaataaaatattttaagtATCTTGGAATTGAGAACTTGAACATTCATTattgaatattatatatatatataatatatatttatttattttataaatataattatatatatatatataatataatataatataaaataaaatatatgtattgaaatttttaaaaataaagaaaaaaaaagagaaacACCTTATTCgtgatatattaatataatattaattataacTCTGAATTGTTACGATTttatcttattatttttaagaataaaaaaaaaaaaaaaaaaaaaaaaaattttaagaACGTAAACATTTGAATGTGCTTggataaatattttttgtattaaatatatcacACGATTgaaacaataaaaatataaatatataaaaatataaatatataaaaatataaatatataaaaatataaatatataaaaatataaaaacataaaaacataaaaacataaaaatataaaaacatataatatatatatatatatatatttatttatttatttattattacaatgAAAGTGTGGGGAGTTTCCTTTTTTGTTGCTGCACTTGCTGCTCTTATCAAAGAAAAAGTTGATTGTATTGAAATTAGTGCGAGTGAGATATCACCTCATGAAACTAAATCAACAAACTCTTCACTATTTCAAGGTGAAACAAAATTTGATGAGTCACTTAAGAACTTTTTCAAACAGAACAATAAGaatgaagaagaaataGAAAGAGATAATTTCTTTGATGAGAACAAAAACTTTATAAGAGGAGAAATATTATCAGATATGAATAGTAAGTTCCTTGTTGATGTAATTAACAATAGTACTTTGAATTTTTTAGAAAATTTAAATGCAGATAATGAAGGTGAGAATAAAGATTATCAAATAGAACTTGAAGAAAATTGTTCTCCATTTTATTGTGAGAAAATTATGAAGGCAAAGGAAATTGAAAGAATAGATGATACAACAAATATGTcagataatataaatggtaataatatgaataatataaatggtaataatatgaatgataatGTTATGAATTTTGAATCTAATATGgaagaaaaacaaaacatAAATGAAAACGAAAGAAACATAAAACTACACgacaataataatagtaataatgTGGATAATAATTTAGTAAGGAATATGAACATCATTCAagaattttataattatgatgatgataataataataatagttaCAGTGATGATGGTGTAGATGCTTTATATGAACGATCTTTAGAAGATGGAAATGATAAACAAAGAATTGTTTTAACTGATGGAAATAATGTTTATGTTCTAGAAGAAATTAAACAaagtgataataataactCAACAATGAATaaagatgaaaatgatataaataaaatcaCAAATGTTGAACAAGAAATTAAAATGCATATACCATCagatgaaaaatataatgaagataatctattagaaaattttatgaattatttaaatttgGAAGATTCtcttttaaataatattgatgaTGTAATGAATATACAAACTGATAGAGAAACAGACATACACCCACATAACAATACAAAtgatagtaataataataataaggagaattcttattatgataattctcattatgataattctcattatgataattcttatgattcaaatatttcaaacaaagaacaaaataatgaCCAATCCTTTTTTGATGATAATATCTTTAATCTAAGTGAAGAAgaattatcaaaaaaaattttcgATGACATAAAAATGAACAGTGAAGATAAAATCGAATGTCATAATTTTTCAGATAATGAAGATAAATGTAAtagttttaaaaaatgcacctatgtaaatattgataataagGATACATGCTTCCTtgattataattatatgctcttcttaaaaaataataactGTGCCTTACAATCAAAATCATCTTTGTTATCTATATCGAAGGATTTATTaaagtaatataaaaaaaaaaaaatatatatatattatatatatatatatatatatatatatatattatatattttaaatatgttatatattttatatattcatttattttttattttagGAATGATATTATAAGCAGACAAATGTTTCAACTATTAAGGAATAGCAATAACAACAATTTTATTTGTGATACTGTCACTTATTCTTTCTTAACAAATGTAGTTGATAATACAAACTatgaagaaatattttcataattatttatatacttataaaaaaaaaaaaaaaaaaaaatgaacatatatatatatatatatttatatatattaatttttttttttttttttttttttttccttattaaaaatatacttttgttaatattttctagttctattaatatgattaaaatataagaacaaagaatataattattttaaagaaaatacacacaaaaataaatatatacacatgagaatggatatatatatatattatatatatatatataaatgcATACGTGTCAACActtataagaaaaaaaaaaaaaaaaatttatacatacaaatatataaatatatatatatatatacatatttttatatatatatatttttttatatatatatttattatataggattatttttttttttatttattttattttttttttttttttgcaaAAGATgcaaataatttttttttttttttcaatacAACAATCTTTCAGTTAAcgtttttatattattataaaaataatataaataaataatataaataaataatataaataaataatataaacatatatagCATATcttatgtattatattatatatattctttatatgCTTGTAAACTTTTCTAAGAAGTACAATCtctcaaaaaaaaaaaaaaaaaaaaataataaataaatgaaacaatacaatataatatcacAAGAATCGAAAAAGTCCATCTGTtttatacttatatattttttatattaaatcaaaaaaaataatatctaaataaacaaatagtggttcctcttttttttttttttttttcttaaatagatatttacacatattttaattttatcgcttatatgataatatatatatatatatatatatattatatgtttattttttttttttttatttttattttttttttttttttttttttttttttcttatttaagcatgttatatatttaaagtattataattataaaatttaataggacgaacaaaaaaataaacatacccatatcatattaaattaagtattctttattttacttataaaaaagaaaaatgtCTTTATTAAGTGATTCTGATTTAAAGGAAATTCATAAAAAGATTATTGACAGTAAGTTGTATAAGgaacatattaaaaaaataaaataaaacataacacatacatacatatatatatcaatgTGATAATATCAACTGGgttgttatattttatttttttttgtaaaaataaaacaggcacaataaaaaattgtGGGCAGTTTTATAATGCAAGAATATTGGAAGCAATAAAAATGGTAAGAACTAAATTAtaaattgaaaataaagaaataatatatatatatataaatatatatatatatatatgtatatatgtttacttgtcctttttttttttttttttttttttagaggtggataaaaatatatgagCAAAAATTAAGAAACAAGGTAGACTTTCAttctaaaaaatatatatatatatatatatatatatatatatacatacatataactatttatgcatatatcatattcttttcaagttatattatcaatacatatttttatttacatttttgTAGGAACTTGGATTAGCCTCGTAATAGATacatacacatatatatatattatatatatatttatttatttatttattcatgCATTTACTTTTCCTACTTATATAAATCCATACATTTTACGTTTCATccttcatttttataataaaggAACAAAAAGGAAAACAAAAATAGCAAAATACAATTAAGCGGTAAgttaacatatatatatatatatgtatgtgctagtatattttttggagtttattcattttttttttttttttttttttatagacGATTTTGATGATGACGAATTTGAAGATGCCGATGttgaagaaaaagaaatagTAGAGTGTAAGTTGACGtgaacatttttttttttttttttttgaattttatttattttgtttatttatttgtttatttttttcttatttcACTCAGTTCAAGAAGAAGTTGAAAATGATCCAGCGGAAGAAGGtatatttgatataaatatattatatatatatatttatatattatatatatatattaatatattatatatatatattttttcccCCTCTGTTTAGATGAATTAAATGATCTGGACAATATTTCCATAAGCGATTTAAGTGACGTTGACCCAGAAactaataatataataataggAGTTTGTGATAAGGTAAATTTTAAAGATataagtttttttttttttttttttaagtcCATATAAAAAGGTGGACTCTTGAACATCACCattttattgttttaaTATGAGCATGTCccatatattttatatatatgttattatatatatgtgtgtattttttttttatttttataaaatagATATCTAAACCTTGTGGTAGAAGAAATGTTGGAAGTAACTGGAAAATTAAACTTAAAGGTGGACTTATGAAGGTAATtcaaatttttattttttattttttatttctttttattttattattttttgtttacattatttaaatatttacaatTTTAACAGATTGATGGGAAGGAAATGTTTTTTCACGGTTTACAAGGAGAATTGGAATTTTAAGATCAAAatgtttaaaaatatgcatatatgtatttttgcctttttttaaaaatttatattttatatcactttgacaaaatatatttttcacCATTCATATGGTAcatgtaaaatatatatatatatatatatatgtatatttttttttttttatatttacttttttttttttatttatttatttatatttatatttatattttcatttatatttttttataattattaacACATAAAAcattatgataaaaaatgttaaaaatataaggttaaaaaaaaaaaaaaagaaaactccatatatctatatataataacaatcattttatataatgtgATTATGTACATGTTACATCGTAAAGTTAGATAGATATActttttttgtatatattatagaataaaatattacatacatatatatatatataatatatatgatatacataaataatatatatatttttttattttgtattttcCTTAGCGTAATTGGTAATAACTTAGATTCATTATCACtatgttattttttacaatGTAAAAAGTTAAATGTGAACCTACTATTAAcaaataaaagtaaaaacTCTATAAATTCCTATcatcataaaaaaaatgtaattGAAAAGGGACATTATACTTTTGCTCTCAGTGATGAGTCTTACTTATCTCTATCCCTtctaaaaaaattacatttAAAGCCAAAAGGTACACACACTTTtaattataagaaatattaaataaacataaatgtaaatatatatatatatatatatatatatatatattatactttTATCTTAAgatgtattttttttttttttttctataaattaaatttgTATACAgttcatataataatcaaatgagaaataataatttgtaCTTATGATGTCTGTATTTACCTGAACATTtcatatgtattattatgtaCATTTTAATGTTTTCACCTGAActgttcatatatattattatgtgcattttaacatttttatatatttaccTGTACCgttcatatttatatatatttatttatttatttttatacacATTATTTGTACATTTCCCTTTTTTTCcttattcttattatttttgcTTTACAGTTGTTGAGCGTAATAGATATTCAAACAACATTTCCTTTTTGGATGTGAAGGAAAGAAAGTACAAgattaataaatatttatttagaataatttataatttgttGAAGGATTATTTTTCCAATAAGTCTATAAATGTTGGCAAGGTAATAATAGaagtatattatatgagTGCATGATATATGTGTAgtaagaaatatatttataatatttcatatatatatatatatatttaattttattttgcttaattattattattattttttttgaagaATGAAACtttgaataattttttacTTAAACATTTTGATAAGAAAATATGTGAAAATTTGATCACTCCGTACTGTTACCATTATTTTAATTACTCCCCCCAAAATGTGTTGATGAGgtatacataaaaaaaaatatgaagaCAAGAAagtgtatatatatatatatatatatatatatatatatagtatataCATAACATACTGATAAAAGAATTTTgtttttactttttttttttttattttattttttagaTCTTTCTTTCCTCATTTTGTTGAAAAGATAGAAGGTAAGAAATCTTTAAtaaagttttttttttcaaaaaagGCGTCGTTATCTATTTCGAAGAAGCAAAAAATATTTCGATTTATGGGAGGGAACAATGTATTAACAAGGTAGGgacaagaaaaaaaaaaaaaataaaaaaaaaaaaaaaaaaaggaaacatgaatgataaataaagatgaaaaagaaattttatttatacacatatgaaggttttttattttattttttactttactgtttaattttttactttattttcattttttcaGTGCCTTAGTAGaacatttaaaattaaaagataacatgagaataataaacaataataataatattcaaataaaagTGAAACAAAATAGGACAAGGgtaagaaaatataatacgAAAAAATGAGTAACACATAACTGgttgtatatatatatatatatatatatatatatatatatatatatatatgtggtattatttttattttattttatttttttttttttgttagTTGTTGCTGGGTAGAGAAGTTATAAAATGCAATGAAATCATTTTATGTCTCAATCCTTTGgaattaaaatattttttaaaaaagtcaaaaatggaaaaaaaaaaaaaacatattttgCTTCAATATTTATCAAAATATGACACTAGCAAAATAAGGATAACAAATGTgtgttttaaaaaaaatgtattgCCTCTCTCTCATTCGTTggtaatataaataaggataatatgtatatattgtatgtatttatatNNNNNNNNNNNNNNNNNNNNNNNNNtttttattttttgtagGAATCACTACTGTTAGTTAAAAAGAATGAAAAACACAAAATCATTTCACTTTTATATGATAGTAATATATTCCCCAATTGTATTCCAAGAGAAGAGGAGGATGATAAGGATATTTTTCAAACACggtaaaaataaaataataaaattataaagaattatatataattataaatatttacatCACATACatgcacatatatatatatataatatatatgtatgtattgttcttaaaaaataatccTTTTAACAGCTTAAGATTTTTAAGCACAGAATGTGACCACACCTTATCAACtaatgaaataaattacttccttcaaaatattttaaaaataaaagaaaaaccAGATCTggtaaatataaaatataaaaaaaataatatatataaatatatatttatatatatatatatatatttatttatttatttattttttttttttttttggtcCCCATTTAATATCCcacaaaaatatacatccatttatatattttcatttagGTTGTTGGTAATACCCATCACGTCTTTgcatttaataaaaatgtcGACGTtaaattcaaaaaattaattaacaaatatttaaagaggataaaaatattctggtcgttttgtttttttaaaaatttgGAATATTGTTTGCGACAAGCAAAGGAATTTAGCGAgtcataaaaaaaaaaaataaaaaatgaagaataagtcacaaaaaaataaaagaatcaacataaaattatatgtgagcaatttttttaaaaacacacatatataaatatatatatatatatatatatatatattatatatatataatttttttcaagtGAAAATAATTCCCACTTtgtgataatatatatatataatatatatatataatatatatatatattacctttttctttttttttatatgttttaatttgttcctgctttgtttttatttatttattttaatatacacaaaatatttatatataaatatttttttttttttttttttttctttattttttatgctttataaatattttctattatGTCATCCCcaattaattaaaaaaaaaaaaaataacaaaataataataaaggtatatagtaattatatatatataaatatatatatatatatatatttatatatttatataaatataactATGTTAAGAGGCCATAGATGTCTCTAcatgtatttattttttatatttcttcctttttctttttgctatataagaaataatgATAATCGTTCTATG
It includes:
- a CDS encoding hypothetical protein (conserved Plasmodium protein, unknown function) yields the protein MVHVLLGYLDEKKKRKNELRDKHKINKKFVSKIGGKPFWLDRINLPDEKEFNCSVCNNMMVFLLQIYAPLDELGNCFHRCLYVFICIHCGDQAKCFRTQLPRNNPFYNYYLQDSNYMDDPSNENDELIPSDDTNNLNTESDDTDNEMNNNEMNNNEMNNNEMSDNKMNNNEMNNNKMNNNKMNNNKMNNNKMNNNEDNIKNSTSTNNNYNNNDDVVNKNIDNAHLTDMNSSVIFSSNETFNVIETLNSNNHSNSFEPTGNNLNESEETSNNINESDDTTNQINESDHTTNPFNESDDTNNEQRPVEKREKEINLYINNNDNKKDHVVNNIIMNVKEDEEEKKENNFNISCMKKIENQNCNNNNIIDNNNIYHNNSNNFIVSADMKKKDCLLVTDYYMTLIKKDKNIFDKSLEYYFCCNICGIPCINKNKKHKRCKLKKHIIFQEHKIYISDEDDCESSSTGSEMFSDIYGADSNDEHANNKGGTYVLQMNRKENDNSRMTNVNVLYNENLHTINNDEYTTNNVSLEHASEMYESGDTNKTDHMNNNIKGNNNVNNNIKGNNNVNNNIKENNNVNNNIKENNNVNNKNINNNNINIVDYNKINIYSNTNYSFNEKEQNKEDAEEIDLDMSEMKAFEQIQRDIENTRNIDKVFKNYIKKIQRFPSQFIRYSYNGTALYSSCDIFNSNRNNVSELPITNNNGHNNMNHIYNPFNSNNVPRCHICKRRKVFEFQVLSTIINFLTIKKNIQVDNNIALNSKFAYLAIYTCENNCDIFDINNFKESQRRHYRSRYIQEYVYVQVEN
- a CDS encoding hypothetical protein (conserved Plasmodium protein, unknown function); translated protein: MKVWGVSFFVAALAALIKEKVDCIEISASEISPHETKSTNSSLFQGETKFDESLKNFFKQNNKNEEEIERDNFFDENKNFIRGEILSDMNSKFLVDVINNSTLNFLENLNADNEGENKDYQIELEENCSPFYCEKIMKAKEIERIDDTTNMSDNINGNNMNNINGNNMNDNVMNFESNMEEKQNINENERNIKLHDNNNSNNVDNNLVRNMNIIQEFYNYDDDNNNNSYSDDGVDALYERSLEDGNDKQRIVLTDGNNVYVLEEIKQSDNNNSTMNKDENDINKITNVEQEIKMHIPSDEKYNEDNLLENFMNYLNLEDSLLNNIDDVMNIQTDRETDIHPHNNTNDSNNNNKENSYYDNSHYDNSHYDNSYDSNISNKEQNNDQSFFDDNIFNLSEEELSKKIFDDIKMNSEDKIECHNFSDNEDKCNSFKKCTYVNIDNKDTCFLDYNYMLFLKNNNCALQSKSSLLSISKDLLKNDIISRQMFQLLRNSNNNNFICDTVTYSFLTNVVDNTNYEEIFS
- a CDS encoding putative transcription initiation factor IIA subunit 1, which produces MSLLSDSDLKEIHKKIIDSTIKNCGQFYNARILEAIKMRWIKIYEQKLRNKELGLASNKKENKNSKIQLSDDFDDDEFEDADVEEKEIVEFQEEVENDPAEEDELNDLDNISISDLSDVDPETNNIIIGVCDKISKPCGRRNVGSNWKIKLKGGLMKIDGKEMFFHGLQGELEF
- a CDS encoding hypothetical protein (conserved Plasmodium protein, unknown function) produces the protein MIKNVKNISVIGNNLDSLSLCYFLQCKKLNVNLLLTNKSKNSINSYHHKKNVIEKGHYTFALSDESYLSLSLLKKLHLKPKVVERNRYSNNISFLDVKERKYKINKYLFRIIYNLLKDYFSNKSINVGKNETLNNFLLKHFDKKICENLITPYCYHYFNYSPQNVLMRSFFPHFVEKIEGKKSLIKFFFSKKASLSISKKQKIFRFMGGNNVLTSALVEHLKLKDNMRIINNNNNIQIKVKQNRTRLLLGREVIKCNEIILCLNPLELKYFLKKSKMEKKKKHILLQYLSKYDTSKIRITNVCFKKNVLPLSHSLESLLLVKKNEKHKIISLLYDSNIFPNCIPREEEDDKDIFQTRLRFLSTECDHTLSTNEINYFLQNILKIKEKPDLVVGNTHHVFAFNKNVDVKFKKLINKYLKRIKIFWSFCFFKNLEYCLRQAKEFSES